The following proteins are encoded in a genomic region of Sebastes fasciatus isolate fSebFas1 chromosome 12, fSebFas1.pri, whole genome shotgun sequence:
- the setdb1b gene encoding histone-lysine N-methyltransferase SETDB1-B isoform X3 — MESSEGMEVDGWDSTLEEELGISLDELKKWIDDVVEKSEIVQKKKAQLTELKEWVEQKEEEGAKADMLLTDANKSILECEKLVKATYQKNGLVYPESSSDDEGGGGGVLSSEVIEIDDDDDDDVIAVGCLVPPKKPATPGKDPALKEASSALQKTSQQVQKLIQMVGKPSPGAPFLRSPSQPQSGIPGAVPAVFVSQAPSQSMTQPNPNVTEDELRVGMMILGKKRTKTWHRGALVAISPVGNGIFKYKVKFDKGKSLLSGNHVAFEYNPTLEILYVGARVVAKYKDGNLVWLYAGIVAEMPNNKNRMRFLIFFDDGYASYVTLPDLHPVCRPLKRTWEDIEDVSCRDFIEEYITAYPSRPMVLLKVGQIIKTEWEGTWWKSKVEEVDGSLVKILFLDDKRSEWIYRGSTRLEPMFNLKMTSANTQEKKLAGQQRNRPNMGALRSKGPVVQYTSDGHVGASPVKTPQASPSQPSQTPQHQQRPQPPQPLQPPQPQQTQQTQQTQQTQQTQQTQQTQQTQQIQQTQQTQMMLHPPQPPQPPRIDNKHQMAKKSTSPFIPGVGGTHASKMMMQSLTSSPGNLSGARIISVQNISTPTFIQSYQRLPTLVSVPTAMTHAVATIPHQPSYRAPTDRIFYLAHTCQPACLNRVRPAKADVHRGKNPLLTPLLYDFRRMTGRRKVNRKMSFHVIYKAPCGLCLRNMGEIQHYLFQTHCDFIFLEMFCLDPYVLVDRPFQPQRPFYYIPDITCGKEDIPLSCVNEIDSTPPPKVAYSKERIPEDGVYINTSPDFLVGCECTDGCRDKSKCSCHQLTLQATGCTPGAQINPNAGFLHKRLEECLPTGIYECNKRCKCCAQMCTNRLVQHGLQVRLQLFKTQNKGWGIRCLDDVAKGSFVCIYAGKILTDDFADKEGLEMGDEYFANLDHIESVENFKEGYESEAHCSDSEGSGVDMSRLKIQPSALVSSNPVGRPPRKAQNPSSSGDSNDEDDKDSKSVEESDSSDDTFVKENYFSSSSVWRSYTTRGQVKGNKEGELLGGSQDSKDELSASARGADGDKPPSMPEETGKSKVASWLTSQGLKKESRDGKSQVKKQDVMTLSDSDDVQTISSGSDDNKEREKVTPGVTKKQVAVKSTRGIALKGGHGMMVKTGAPGGGGGHGGQARKSGQQGETGGGGDNAHKNTRLFFDGEESCYIIDAKLEGNLGRYLNHSCSPNLFVQNVFVDTHDLRFPWVAFFASKRIRAGTELTWDYNYEVGSVEGKVLLCCCGSTECRGRLL, encoded by the exons ATGGAGAGCAGCGAGGG AATGGAGGTGGATGGCTGGGACTCAACTCTGGAGGAAGAGCTGGGCATTTCTCTGGATGAGCTGAAGAAGTGGATTGACGATGTCGTGGAGAAGAGCGAGATCGTGCAGAAGAAAAAGGCTCAGCTGACCGAGCTCAAGGAATGGGTAgagcagaaagaagaagagggggcGAAGGCGGACATGCTTCTCACCGATGCCAACAA GTCCATATTGGAGTGTGAGAAACTCGTGAAGGCAACTTACCAAAAAAACGGTCTTGTTTACCCAGAGAGCAGCTCAGATGATGAGGGAGGCGGAGGAGGCGTGTTGTCCTCTGAGGTCATCGAGATAGACGATGACGACGACGATGATGTCATTGCTGTTGGCTGTT TGGTTCCTCCAAAGAAGCCCGCCACTCCTGGCAAAGATCCAGCG ttaaaagaAGCCTCCTCAGCGCTACAGAAAACCTCCCAGCAGGTGCAGAAGTTGATCCAAATGGTCGGCAAGCCTTCACCAGGAGCTCCATTCCTCCGATCTCCATCACAGCCTCAATCAG GTATTCCGGGTGCAGTGCCagcagtgtttgtgtcccaggCTCCGTCTCAGTCCATGACCCAGCCGAACCCAAACGTAACAGAAGATGAGCTCAGAGTCGGGATGATGATTCTTGGAAAGAAACGCACCAAGACCTGGCACAGAGGCGCCCTCGTTGCTATCAGCCCCGTCG GAAACGGCATATTCAAGTATAAAGTGAAGTTTGATAAAGGAAAGAGTCTGCTCTCTGGAAATCACGTGGCTTTCGAGTACAACCCCACACTGGAGATTCTATATGTCGGCGCTCGTGTAGTCGCCAAGTACAAGGACGGCAACCTGGTGTGGCTCTATGCTGGAATAGTAGCAGAGATGCCCAACAACAAGAACCGTATGAG GTTTTTGATCTTCTTTGATGATGGCTATGCTTCATATGTGACTCTACCTGACCTTCACCCAGTTTGCCGACCAT TAAAGCGTACCTGGGAGGACATAGAGGATGTCTCGTGTCGAGACTTCATTGAGGAGTACATCACTGCATATCCCAGCAGGCCTATGGTGCTCCTAAAGGTCGGACAGATCATCAAGACCGAGTGGGAGGGAACCTGGTGGAAGAGCAAAGTGGAGGAGGTGGACGGAAGCTTGGTCAAGATCCTCTTTTTG GATGACAAGAGGAGTGAGTGGATTTATCGAGGCTCCACCAGGTTGGAGCCAATGTTCAACCTGAAGATGACCTCCGCCAACACCCAGGAGAAGAAGCTGGCTGGCCAGCAGAGGAATCGACCTAACATGg GGGCGTTGAGGAGTAAAGGCCCAGTAGTTCAATACACCAGTGACGGACATGTTGGAGCCTCTCCTGTCAAAACGCCGCAGGCCTCACCAAGCCAGCCTTCCCAGACACCACAACATCAACAGCGTCCTCAGCCCCCACAGCCCCTACAGCCCCCACAGCCACAACAAACCCAACAAACCCAACAAACCCAACAAACCCAACAAACCCAACAAACCCAACAAACCCAACAAACCCAACAAATCCAACAAACCCAACAAACCCAAATGATGCTTCATCCTCCTCAGCCCCCACAGCCTCCACGTATTGA CAATAAACATCAGATGGCAAAGAAGAGCACTTCTCCATTTATCCCAGGGGTGGGAGGCACTCATGCCTCTAAAATGATGATGCAGTCTCTTACTTCCAGTCCCGGCAACCTCTCTGG TGCAAGAATTATAAGTGTCCAAAATATTAGTACACCCACTTTCATACAGTCGTATCAGAGACTGCCCACTCTGGTCTCCGTCCCCACTGCTATGACCCACGCGGTGGCCACTATCCCACATCAACCCTCATACCGCGCCCCGACGGACCGCATCTTCTACCTGGCACACACTTGTCAGCCTGCATGTCTGAATCGTGTTCGTCCTGCAAAAGCAGACGTGCACAGAGGAAAGAACCCCCTCCTCACACCTTTACTGTACGATTTCAGACGCATGACGGGGCGTCGCAAAGTCAACCGCAAG ATGTCTTTCCATGTGATCTACAAGGCTCCGTGTGGGCTTTGCCTGCGTAACATGGGAGAGATCCAGCACTACCTCTTCCAGACGCACTGTGACTTTATATTCTTGGAGATGTTCTGTCTAGACCCCTACGTGCTAGTGGACCGGCCCTTCCAGCCACAGAGGCCGTTCTATTACATTCCCGACATCACTTGTGGAAAGGAGGACATCCCACTCTCCTGCGTCAACGAGATCGATTCCACCCCGCCTCCTAAAGTAGCTTACA GTAAAGAGCGTATTCCTGAAGATGGAGTTTACATCAACACCAGTCCAGACTTCCTGGTTGGGTGTGAATGCACCGACGGCTGTCGAGACAA GTCCAAATGCTCTTGCCACCAGCTGACCCTTCAGGCTACAGGATGTACTCCGGGGGCACAGATAAACCCGAATGCTGGATTTTTGCACAAACGATTAGAGGAGTGCCTCCCAACAGG TATCTACGAGTGTAACAAGCGGTGCAAATGCTGTGCTCAGATGTGCACCAACCGGTTGGTGCAGCATGGCCTGCAGGTGCGTCTCCAGCTCTTCAAGACCCAGAACAAAGGCTGGGGCATCCGCTGTCTGGATGACGTAGCCAAGGGCTCTTTTGTCTGCATCTATGCTG GTAAAATCTTGACAGATGATTTTGCCGACAAAGAAGGTCTAGAGATGGGCGACGAGTATTTTGCCAATCTGGACCATATAGAAAGTGTAGAGAACTTTAAGGAGGGCTATGAGAGCGAGGCTCACTGTTCAGACAGCGAGGGGAGCGGCGTGGACATGTCGAGGTTAAAAATCCAACCATCCGCTTTAGTATCATCTAACCCTGTTGGGAGACCGCCCAGAAAGG CCCAAAACCCAAGCTCTTCAGGGGACAGCAATGACGAGGATGACAAGGATTCAAAGAGCGTAGAGGAAAGTGACAGTTCAGACGACACTTTTGTGAAGGAGAACTACTTCAGCTCCAGCTCTGTGTGGAGGAGTTACACCACACGTGGTCAAGTCAAGGGCAACAAGGAAGGTGAGCTGCTGGGAg GGAGTCAAGACAGTAAAGACGAATTGAGCGCGTCAGCCAGAGGAGCCGATGGCGATAAGCCGCCGTCCATGCCAGAGGAGACGGGGAAAAGCAAGGTGGCTTCCTGGCTCACCAGCCAGGGGCTGAAGAAG GAGTCCAGAGACGGCAAGAG TCAAGTGAAGAAGCAGGATGTGATGACTCTCTCTGACAGCGACGATGTTCAGACCATCAGCTCTGGATCTGACGAcaacaaggagagagagaaagtcacccCGG gTGTGACTAAGAAGCAGGTAGCAGTGAAATCAACACGTGGCATCGCCCTAAAGGGCGGCCACGGGATGATGGTGAAAACGGGTGCACCTGGAGGCGGGGGAGGGCATGGAGGTCAGGCAAGGAAATCAGGACAGCAGGGAGAGACTGGAGGAGGCGGGGACAACGCTCACAAAAACACCCGCCTGTTCTTTGACGGCGAAGAGTCCTGCTACATCATTGATGCCAAGCTGGAAGGAAACCTTGGGCGTTACCTCAAT CACAGCTGTAGTCCTAACCTTTTCGTCCAGAATGTGTTTGTGGACACACATGACTTGCGGTTTCCCTGGGTGGCGTTCTTTGCCAGCAA GCGGATCCGGGCCGGCACAGAGCTGACCTGGGACTACAACTACGAGGTGGGCAGCGTGGAGGGGAaggtgctgctctgctgctgcggATCCACTGAGTGCAGAGGAAGACTGCTGTGA
- the setdb1b gene encoding histone-lysine N-methyltransferase SETDB1-B isoform X2, translated as MESSEGMEVDGWDSTLEEELGISLDELKKWIDDVVEKSEIVQKKKAQLTELKEWVEQKEEEGAKADMLLTDANKSILECEKLVKATYQKNGLVYPESSSDDEGGGGGVLSSEVIEIDDDDDDDVIAVGCLVPPKKPATPGKDPALKEASSALQKTSQQVQKLIQMVGKPSPGAPFLRSPSQPQSGIPGAVPAVFVSQAPSQSMTQPNPNVTEDELRVGMMILGKKRTKTWHRGALVAISPVGNGIFKYKVKFDKGKSLLSGNHVAFEYNPTLEILYVGARVVAKYKDGNLVWLYAGIVAEMPNNKNRMRFLIFFDDGYASYVTLPDLHPVCRPLKRTWEDIEDVSCRDFIEEYITAYPSRPMVLLKVGQIIKTEWEGTWWKSKVEEVDGSLVKILFLDDKRSEWIYRGSTRLEPMFNLKMTSANTQEKKLAGQQRNRPNMGALRSKGPVVQYTSDGHVGASPVKTPQASPSQPSQTPQHQQRPQPPQPLQPPQPQQTQQTQQTQQTQQTQQTQQTQQTQQIQQTQQTQMMLHPPQPPQPPRIDNKHQMAKKSTSPFIPGVGGTHASKMMMQSLTSSPGNLSGARIISVQNISTPTFIQSYQRLPTLVSVPTAMTHAVATIPHQPSYRAPTDRIFYLAHTCQPACLNRVRPAKADVHRGKNPLLTPLLYDFRRMTGRRKVNRKMSFHVIYKAPCGLCLRNMGEIQHYLFQTHCDFIFLEMFCLDPYVLVDRPFQPQRPFYYIPDITCGKEDIPLSCVNEIDSTPPPKVAYSKERIPEDGVYINTSPDFLVGCECTDGCRDKSKCSCHQLTLQATGCTPGAQINPNAGFLHKRLEECLPTGIYECNKRCKCCAQMCTNRLVQHGLQVRLQLFKTQNKGWGIRCLDDVAKGSFVCIYAGKILTDDFADKEGLEMGDEYFANLDHIESVENFKEGYESEAHCSDSEGSGVDMSRLKIQPSALVSSNPVGRPPRKGESKSKAQNPSSSGDSNDEDDKDSKSVEESDSSDDTFVKENYFSSSSVWRSYTTRGQVKGNKEGSQDSKDELSASARGADGDKPPSMPEETGKSKVASWLTSQGLKKESRDGKSQVKKQDVMTLSDSDDVQTISSGSDDNKEREKVTPGVTKKQVAVKSTRGIALKGGHGMMVKTGAPGGGGGHGGQARKSGQQGETGGGGDNAHKNTRLFFDGEESCYIIDAKLEGNLGRYLNHSCSPNLFVQNVFVDTHDLRFPWVAFFASKRIRAGTELTWDYNYEVGSVEGKVLLCCCGSTECRGRLL; from the exons ATGGAGAGCAGCGAGGG AATGGAGGTGGATGGCTGGGACTCAACTCTGGAGGAAGAGCTGGGCATTTCTCTGGATGAGCTGAAGAAGTGGATTGACGATGTCGTGGAGAAGAGCGAGATCGTGCAGAAGAAAAAGGCTCAGCTGACCGAGCTCAAGGAATGGGTAgagcagaaagaagaagagggggcGAAGGCGGACATGCTTCTCACCGATGCCAACAA GTCCATATTGGAGTGTGAGAAACTCGTGAAGGCAACTTACCAAAAAAACGGTCTTGTTTACCCAGAGAGCAGCTCAGATGATGAGGGAGGCGGAGGAGGCGTGTTGTCCTCTGAGGTCATCGAGATAGACGATGACGACGACGATGATGTCATTGCTGTTGGCTGTT TGGTTCCTCCAAAGAAGCCCGCCACTCCTGGCAAAGATCCAGCG ttaaaagaAGCCTCCTCAGCGCTACAGAAAACCTCCCAGCAGGTGCAGAAGTTGATCCAAATGGTCGGCAAGCCTTCACCAGGAGCTCCATTCCTCCGATCTCCATCACAGCCTCAATCAG GTATTCCGGGTGCAGTGCCagcagtgtttgtgtcccaggCTCCGTCTCAGTCCATGACCCAGCCGAACCCAAACGTAACAGAAGATGAGCTCAGAGTCGGGATGATGATTCTTGGAAAGAAACGCACCAAGACCTGGCACAGAGGCGCCCTCGTTGCTATCAGCCCCGTCG GAAACGGCATATTCAAGTATAAAGTGAAGTTTGATAAAGGAAAGAGTCTGCTCTCTGGAAATCACGTGGCTTTCGAGTACAACCCCACACTGGAGATTCTATATGTCGGCGCTCGTGTAGTCGCCAAGTACAAGGACGGCAACCTGGTGTGGCTCTATGCTGGAATAGTAGCAGAGATGCCCAACAACAAGAACCGTATGAG GTTTTTGATCTTCTTTGATGATGGCTATGCTTCATATGTGACTCTACCTGACCTTCACCCAGTTTGCCGACCAT TAAAGCGTACCTGGGAGGACATAGAGGATGTCTCGTGTCGAGACTTCATTGAGGAGTACATCACTGCATATCCCAGCAGGCCTATGGTGCTCCTAAAGGTCGGACAGATCATCAAGACCGAGTGGGAGGGAACCTGGTGGAAGAGCAAAGTGGAGGAGGTGGACGGAAGCTTGGTCAAGATCCTCTTTTTG GATGACAAGAGGAGTGAGTGGATTTATCGAGGCTCCACCAGGTTGGAGCCAATGTTCAACCTGAAGATGACCTCCGCCAACACCCAGGAGAAGAAGCTGGCTGGCCAGCAGAGGAATCGACCTAACATGg GGGCGTTGAGGAGTAAAGGCCCAGTAGTTCAATACACCAGTGACGGACATGTTGGAGCCTCTCCTGTCAAAACGCCGCAGGCCTCACCAAGCCAGCCTTCCCAGACACCACAACATCAACAGCGTCCTCAGCCCCCACAGCCCCTACAGCCCCCACAGCCACAACAAACCCAACAAACCCAACAAACCCAACAAACCCAACAAACCCAACAAACCCAACAAACCCAACAAACCCAACAAATCCAACAAACCCAACAAACCCAAATGATGCTTCATCCTCCTCAGCCCCCACAGCCTCCACGTATTGA CAATAAACATCAGATGGCAAAGAAGAGCACTTCTCCATTTATCCCAGGGGTGGGAGGCACTCATGCCTCTAAAATGATGATGCAGTCTCTTACTTCCAGTCCCGGCAACCTCTCTGG TGCAAGAATTATAAGTGTCCAAAATATTAGTACACCCACTTTCATACAGTCGTATCAGAGACTGCCCACTCTGGTCTCCGTCCCCACTGCTATGACCCACGCGGTGGCCACTATCCCACATCAACCCTCATACCGCGCCCCGACGGACCGCATCTTCTACCTGGCACACACTTGTCAGCCTGCATGTCTGAATCGTGTTCGTCCTGCAAAAGCAGACGTGCACAGAGGAAAGAACCCCCTCCTCACACCTTTACTGTACGATTTCAGACGCATGACGGGGCGTCGCAAAGTCAACCGCAAG ATGTCTTTCCATGTGATCTACAAGGCTCCGTGTGGGCTTTGCCTGCGTAACATGGGAGAGATCCAGCACTACCTCTTCCAGACGCACTGTGACTTTATATTCTTGGAGATGTTCTGTCTAGACCCCTACGTGCTAGTGGACCGGCCCTTCCAGCCACAGAGGCCGTTCTATTACATTCCCGACATCACTTGTGGAAAGGAGGACATCCCACTCTCCTGCGTCAACGAGATCGATTCCACCCCGCCTCCTAAAGTAGCTTACA GTAAAGAGCGTATTCCTGAAGATGGAGTTTACATCAACACCAGTCCAGACTTCCTGGTTGGGTGTGAATGCACCGACGGCTGTCGAGACAA GTCCAAATGCTCTTGCCACCAGCTGACCCTTCAGGCTACAGGATGTACTCCGGGGGCACAGATAAACCCGAATGCTGGATTTTTGCACAAACGATTAGAGGAGTGCCTCCCAACAGG TATCTACGAGTGTAACAAGCGGTGCAAATGCTGTGCTCAGATGTGCACCAACCGGTTGGTGCAGCATGGCCTGCAGGTGCGTCTCCAGCTCTTCAAGACCCAGAACAAAGGCTGGGGCATCCGCTGTCTGGATGACGTAGCCAAGGGCTCTTTTGTCTGCATCTATGCTG GTAAAATCTTGACAGATGATTTTGCCGACAAAGAAGGTCTAGAGATGGGCGACGAGTATTTTGCCAATCTGGACCATATAGAAAGTGTAGAGAACTTTAAGGAGGGCTATGAGAGCGAGGCTCACTGTTCAGACAGCGAGGGGAGCGGCGTGGACATGTCGAGGTTAAAAATCCAACCATCCGCTTTAGTATCATCTAACCCTGTTGGGAGACCGCCCAGAAAGGGTGAGTCCAAGTCCAAAG CCCAAAACCCAAGCTCTTCAGGGGACAGCAATGACGAGGATGACAAGGATTCAAAGAGCGTAGAGGAAAGTGACAGTTCAGACGACACTTTTGTGAAGGAGAACTACTTCAGCTCCAGCTCTGTGTGGAGGAGTTACACCACACGTGGTCAAGTCAAGGGCAACAAGGAAG GGAGTCAAGACAGTAAAGACGAATTGAGCGCGTCAGCCAGAGGAGCCGATGGCGATAAGCCGCCGTCCATGCCAGAGGAGACGGGGAAAAGCAAGGTGGCTTCCTGGCTCACCAGCCAGGGGCTGAAGAAG GAGTCCAGAGACGGCAAGAG TCAAGTGAAGAAGCAGGATGTGATGACTCTCTCTGACAGCGACGATGTTCAGACCATCAGCTCTGGATCTGACGAcaacaaggagagagagaaagtcacccCGG gTGTGACTAAGAAGCAGGTAGCAGTGAAATCAACACGTGGCATCGCCCTAAAGGGCGGCCACGGGATGATGGTGAAAACGGGTGCACCTGGAGGCGGGGGAGGGCATGGAGGTCAGGCAAGGAAATCAGGACAGCAGGGAGAGACTGGAGGAGGCGGGGACAACGCTCACAAAAACACCCGCCTGTTCTTTGACGGCGAAGAGTCCTGCTACATCATTGATGCCAAGCTGGAAGGAAACCTTGGGCGTTACCTCAAT CACAGCTGTAGTCCTAACCTTTTCGTCCAGAATGTGTTTGTGGACACACATGACTTGCGGTTTCCCTGGGTGGCGTTCTTTGCCAGCAA GCGGATCCGGGCCGGCACAGAGCTGACCTGGGACTACAACTACGAGGTGGGCAGCGTGGAGGGGAaggtgctgctctgctgctgcggATCCACTGAGTGCAGAGGAAGACTGCTGTGA